The genomic region ACCGCAGCGGCTAATTCAAGCGGTCTTCTTTTCTGATGTCCTCATCAATGCCTTTAGCTCATGTATCGACACATTGGTGAGAAATGCGGGCTAGGGGATCGGTAAGTTGAGTTCCAAGTTGGCGCAAAAGAAGGATAATTCGATGTCACCCCTGTTCTTTATCCCTTCTCACTCAGCACGTGGAATGGAACAGGCCACCGACCCGTTCCTTTTCGCACAACCGGTTGTAAAGGCTGACGGCCTTCTCAGTCGGAAGTACGTGCGTCGTGATCCCTTTCTGTTCGAGGAGCCGTAGTGTTTCGGGACACACCCGCAAGTAGTTCAGGATCCCTTCTGAAAGGACGATGACCTCGGCACCGTTATCCACTAATTCCTGCACATCGGCCGGTTGAATGCCGGGTACATGATGGGTCCCTGTTTCACGCCAGTCCCACTCTCTGGCGCCACCGGGATAAACCTTGGCGTCCTTGAATGGAGCATAACCGTCCATTTCCATCCTTCCCCAGGACAAGTGGGTAATAGCAGGTGAACGCCTGCTTTGATCCATCACTCGGGCCTCACAATCTCAGATGGTTACCTAATCACAACAACCCGTAGAGCGGAAGAGCAGACACTCTAGCCGAAAATTCCGACGACGTAAGTTAGAGTCTACCATACGGTGTCGCCCAGATAAGCGTGAAGCTCAGCATAGCGCTGCCTTCGCATAGTTTCAGGGACAGTTTAAGTTTAGAGCTAACGGTCAACCCATTCGCAACTGTTCGTGGCCGCTGCTGCTGATGGAACAGAAAAAGCCAGCGATCGCAGGGACACGATCTCTCCGAAGCCGAGCTTCCAGAGGTAAACCGATTCAAGTGCCGCCGAAGGTGCCGCGGTGCTGCTGTTCACCAATTGCGATCAGAACTATGCGCAAAGGAATGCTACCAACTTGCACCGCTTCGTCGCGTGATTG from Pseudomonadota bacterium harbors:
- a CDS encoding MTH938/NDUFAF3 family protein, with protein sequence MEMDGYAPFKDAKVYPGGAREWDWRETGTHHVPGIQPADVQELVDNGAEVIVLSEGILNYLRVCPETLRLLEQKGITTHVLPTEKAVSLYNRLCEKERVGGLFHSTC